In a genomic window of Bradyrhizobium sp. LLZ17:
- a CDS encoding isochorismatase family protein, giving the protein MAVTTLDPVTALIVVDLQRGIVGTPSVHSMGDVVGRCCTLAAAFRRHRLPVVLVNVDGGAPGRTERPRAGGSFPDGWTALIPELDQQPGDITVTKRTWGAFASTDLESELRSRGVTQVVIAGVATATGVESTARQAYEAGFNVTLATDAMTDPRPEAHDYSIANVFPRLGESGSTQAIIELLATRSAQA; this is encoded by the coding sequence ATGGCTGTCACGACGCTCGACCCGGTCACCGCCCTCATCGTCGTCGACCTGCAACGCGGCATCGTCGGCACACCTTCCGTCCATTCCATGGGCGACGTCGTGGGGCGCTGCTGCACCCTTGCCGCGGCGTTTCGGCGGCATCGCCTGCCGGTCGTGCTGGTCAACGTCGATGGCGGAGCGCCGGGCCGCACGGAGCGGCCGCGTGCTGGCGGTTCCTTCCCCGACGGGTGGACCGCTCTCATTCCGGAGCTTGATCAACAACCCGGCGATATCACCGTGACCAAGCGAACATGGGGCGCGTTCGCCAGCACCGACCTCGAGAGCGAGCTACGATCACGTGGCGTCACGCAGGTCGTCATCGCCGGCGTCGCCACCGCCACCGGCGTCGAGTCCACCGCGCGCCAGGCCTATGAGGCTGGCTTCAATGTCACCCTCGCCACCGATGCGATGACCGATCCGCGTCCCGAGGCTCACGATTACAGCATCGCAAACGTCTTTCCGCGGCTCGGCGAAAGCGGTTCGACGCAGGCGATCATCGAATTACTGGCAACGCGGAGTGCGCAGGCATGA
- a CDS encoding MFS transporter: MSVPAAGTFRSLRNFNYRVWAAGALVSNTGTWMQRSAQDWLVLTELTRHNASAVGTVMALQFGPQLLLMPWTGFAADHFNQRRLLIATQATMGVLALVLGLLTVSGLVQLWHVYVFAFLFGCAAAFDAPVRQTFVAELVGDGDLSNAIALNSTSFNAARMIGPAIAGVVIASIGTGWAFLINAASFMAVLGSLCLLRNSELRPNARAHRAKGGMTEGFRYVWSRADLRAIMIMLFLIGTFGLNFPIFISTMAVTVFHTDARGFGLLSSTMAVGTISGALLAAGRTQPRFVSLLLGAATFGAGCTLAAVAPSYWLFAGALVVIGVAALTVTNTSNSLMQLSTEPRMRGRVMALRLGAALGGTPIGAPIVGWVADNLGPRWALGVGAAAGFAAALVAVGAIYARASSDCRDR, encoded by the coding sequence GTGAGCGTGCCGGCGGCAGGCACGTTTCGCTCACTGCGGAACTTCAATTATCGGGTCTGGGCCGCGGGCGCGCTGGTGTCCAACACCGGAACCTGGATGCAGCGCTCCGCTCAGGATTGGCTTGTCCTCACCGAGCTCACACGGCACAACGCGTCGGCTGTCGGCACGGTGATGGCACTGCAGTTCGGTCCACAACTCCTGCTGATGCCGTGGACTGGTTTTGCGGCCGATCACTTCAACCAGCGACGACTTCTGATCGCGACGCAGGCCACGATGGGCGTACTGGCGCTGGTCCTTGGCCTTCTCACCGTCAGTGGGTTGGTGCAGCTCTGGCATGTCTACGTGTTTGCCTTCCTGTTCGGCTGTGCCGCGGCTTTCGACGCGCCAGTGCGCCAGACATTCGTTGCGGAGCTCGTCGGCGACGGCGACCTCTCCAATGCCATCGCGCTGAACTCGACGTCCTTCAACGCCGCGCGGATGATCGGGCCCGCGATCGCAGGGGTCGTGATCGCTTCGATCGGCACCGGATGGGCGTTCCTGATCAACGCCGCATCGTTCATGGCGGTGCTCGGCTCGCTTTGTCTCCTGCGCAACTCGGAGCTTCGCCCGAACGCACGGGCTCACCGGGCCAAGGGCGGCATGACGGAGGGTTTTCGCTACGTGTGGTCGCGCGCCGATCTCAGGGCGATCATGATCATGCTGTTCCTGATCGGCACGTTTGGGCTGAACTTCCCGATCTTCATCTCGACCATGGCGGTCACCGTCTTCCACACCGATGCGCGCGGCTTCGGCCTGCTGTCCTCGACGATGGCGGTCGGCACGATCTCGGGCGCATTGCTGGCCGCAGGGCGCACCCAGCCGCGGTTCGTCTCGCTGCTGCTCGGGGCTGCAACTTTTGGAGCCGGCTGCACGCTGGCCGCGGTAGCACCCAGCTACTGGCTGTTCGCGGGCGCGCTTGTCGTGATCGGCGTTGCCGCCCTGACGGTCACCAACACCTCGAACAGCCTGATGCAACTCTCCACCGAGCCGAGGATGAGGGGACGCGTGATGGCGCTGCGCCTCGGCGCCGCGCTTGGCGGCACGCCCATCGGCGCGCCGATTGTCGGATGGGTGGCGGACAATCTGGGCCCGCGCTGGGCGCTCGGTGTCGGCGCGGCTGCCGGTTTTGCGGCAGCACTCGTGGCGGTGGGCGCGATCTATGCGCGCGCCTCGAGCGATTGCCGCGACCGATAG
- a CDS encoding dihydrodipicolinate synthase family protein, translating into MTEAIRGFWVASATPLTSNGSVDSVKLAAHAKQLFGKGIDGVVLFGTTGEGASFNVGERVVTVEALLKAGVPAERIGIGGGFPAISDSIALTRAVLGLGLRHVLFLPPYFDRNVTPAGIEDAFAAIIDRVADDRLRAVLYHIPQISGVAIPTTVAANLRQRYGKLVAGLKDSSGDFKQFQAFRAASPELAITVGNETDIARAIAAGGAGTICGMANIAPELVKAMIDGRDVEARMQAAVDIVVKSPSFLATLKAILAAQTGDAGWLRVRPPLRALSDGSVLKSKLDELISPAIA; encoded by the coding sequence ATGACCGAGGCAATTCGCGGGTTCTGGGTGGCGTCGGCGACGCCGCTGACGTCAAACGGCAGCGTGGATTCCGTGAAGCTCGCCGCTCACGCAAAGCAGCTGTTCGGGAAGGGCATCGATGGCGTCGTGCTGTTCGGCACCACCGGCGAAGGCGCCTCATTCAATGTCGGAGAACGCGTCGTGACCGTTGAGGCTTTGCTCAAGGCGGGCGTCCCGGCCGAGCGCATCGGCATTGGCGGCGGCTTTCCCGCCATCAGCGACAGCATCGCCCTGACCCGCGCGGTGCTCGGGCTTGGCCTGCGCCACGTGCTGTTTCTGCCGCCCTACTTCGATCGCAACGTGACGCCTGCCGGCATCGAGGATGCCTTCGCCGCGATCATCGACCGCGTCGCCGATGATCGTCTGCGCGCCGTGCTCTATCACATCCCCCAGATCTCGGGCGTTGCGATCCCGACAACCGTTGCAGCTAACCTGCGCCAGCGCTACGGCAAGCTGGTTGCTGGTCTGAAAGATTCCAGCGGCGACTTCAAGCAGTTCCAGGCCTTCCGCGCAGCTAGCCCCGAGCTCGCAATCACCGTCGGCAATGAAACCGACATCGCCCGCGCGATCGCCGCTGGCGGCGCCGGCACGATCTGCGGCATGGCCAACATCGCGCCGGAGCTGGTCAAGGCGATGATCGACGGCAGGGATGTCGAAGCGCGCATGCAGGCCGCGGTCGACATCGTGGTCAAGAGCCCGTCCTTCCTCGCGACGCTCAAGGCCATTCTCGCCGCACAGACCGGCGACGCAGGCTGGCTGCGCGTACGCCCGCCATTGCGGGCGTTGTCCGATGGCTCCGTGCTCAAGTCGAAGCTGGACGAACTAATCAGCCCTGCCATCGCTTAA
- a CDS encoding FAD-binding oxidoreductase, whose protein sequence is MDMVTPAGHPDQLLGALRDRLGAAAVLTGSDVPARNGNDWSASLPQTPLAVIRPLDAQGVADAIATCRQANLPFVPQGGLTGLCRGASPEPGWVAISLERVTGIEEIDRASATMTVKAGTPLETIQKAADEAGFFFPLDLGSRGSCAIGGNLSTNAGGNRVIRYGMTRELVLGLEVVLPDGTIITNLNKLMKNNAGYDLKHLFIGSEGTLGIITRVVLRLYPKPRSTMAALCALKDYAEVIALLDAARSGLGPLLSAFEVMWPDYWDVITSRAGVKPPVAAGDSLYVLVEAQGTDENLDAPRFQSWLEQLMERGLLVDAAVAQSLAQTQAFWRVRDICAEFGQVLGPHISYDIGLAVARMDEFVTRCKAALAAKIRGCESVYYGHIGDGNLHLVSWVTGLTVAQQPKEEMDAIIYGLVREMGGSVSAEHGIGTLKKKWLGHARSEAEIALMRTLKAALDPDHLLNPGKVI, encoded by the coding sequence ATGGATATGGTGACCCCCGCTGGACACCCCGACCAACTGCTCGGCGCCCTGCGCGACAGGCTCGGCGCGGCCGCGGTGTTGACCGGCAGCGACGTGCCCGCGCGCAATGGCAACGACTGGAGCGCGAGCCTGCCGCAAACGCCGCTGGCGGTGATCCGGCCGCTCGATGCGCAAGGCGTGGCCGATGCGATCGCGACTTGCCGGCAGGCGAATCTGCCGTTCGTGCCGCAGGGCGGATTGACCGGGCTCTGCCGCGGCGCCTCGCCTGAGCCGGGCTGGGTCGCGATCTCGCTGGAGCGCGTGACCGGCATCGAGGAGATCGATCGCGCGTCGGCAACAATGACCGTGAAGGCCGGCACGCCGCTGGAGACGATTCAAAAAGCCGCCGACGAAGCCGGCTTCTTCTTTCCGCTCGACCTCGGCTCGCGCGGCTCCTGCGCGATCGGCGGCAATCTCTCCACCAATGCCGGCGGCAACCGCGTGATCCGCTACGGCATGACGCGCGAACTGGTGCTCGGCCTGGAGGTGGTGCTGCCGGACGGCACTATCATCACCAATCTCAACAAGCTGATGAAGAACAATGCCGGCTATGATTTGAAGCATCTCTTCATCGGTTCGGAAGGCACGCTCGGCATCATCACGCGCGTGGTGCTGCGGCTCTATCCGAAGCCGCGCTCGACCATGGCCGCACTCTGTGCGCTGAAGGATTATGCCGAGGTGATCGCATTGCTCGATGCCGCCCGAAGCGGGCTCGGGCCGCTGCTGTCGGCTTTCGAGGTGATGTGGCCCGACTATTGGGACGTCATCACGTCGCGCGCCGGGGTCAAGCCGCCGGTCGCGGCGGGCGACAGCCTCTACGTGCTGGTGGAGGCGCAGGGCACCGACGAGAACCTGGATGCGCCGCGTTTCCAGAGCTGGCTCGAACAGCTGATGGAACGCGGGCTGCTGGTCGATGCCGCCGTCGCGCAGTCGCTGGCGCAGACGCAAGCGTTCTGGCGCGTGCGCGACATCTGCGCCGAATTCGGCCAGGTGCTGGGGCCGCACATCTCCTACGACATCGGTCTTGCGGTGGCGCGGATGGACGAGTTCGTCACGCGCTGCAAGGCGGCGCTCGCCGCCAAGATCAGGGGATGCGAGAGCGTCTATTACGGTCATATCGGCGACGGCAATCTGCATCTGGTGTCCTGGGTGACGGGTCTGACCGTCGCGCAGCAGCCGAAGGAAGAGATGGATGCGATCATCTATGGTCTCGTCCGCGAGATGGGCGGCAGCGTCTCCGCCGAGCACGGCATCGGCACGCTGAAGAAGAAGTGGCTTGGACACGCGCGCAGCGAAGCCGAGATCGCGCTGATGCGGACACTGAAGGCCGCGCTCGATCCCGATCATCTGCTCAATCCCGGCAAAGTGATCTGA
- a CDS encoding GntR family transcriptional regulator, whose protein sequence is MRSLKLDTPKSLSQRVMQRLRQAIIDGEFALGAAISEDMVANSFGVSRTPVREAMGQLQAQGLVVIRPQVGSFVFTPSAGDINALCTFRIALEPKAAELAFRHDRDGAIETMNAAIAAMEPAVAARDNIAYGRADAAFHEALFAHCGNRYLVESYQLVSGRVAALRTNLTSPIDVRTRTSFDEHRRLLDLFGRGEFADFERLMTTHITNSGVVYAKALKVEAPKVD, encoded by the coding sequence ATGCGATCGCTGAAGCTCGATACGCCGAAATCGCTGTCGCAGCGGGTGATGCAACGCTTGCGTCAGGCCATCATCGACGGCGAGTTTGCGCTGGGCGCGGCGATCTCCGAAGACATGGTGGCGAATTCCTTCGGCGTCAGCCGCACGCCGGTGCGCGAGGCGATGGGCCAGTTGCAGGCGCAGGGGCTCGTGGTGATCCGGCCGCAGGTCGGCAGCTTCGTGTTCACACCTAGCGCCGGGGACATCAACGCGCTCTGCACCTTCAGGATCGCGCTGGAGCCGAAAGCCGCCGAGCTCGCCTTTCGCCATGATCGCGACGGTGCGATTGAAACGATGAACGCGGCGATCGCGGCGATGGAGCCGGCGGTTGCGGCCCGAGACAACATCGCTTATGGCCGCGCCGACGCCGCGTTTCACGAGGCCCTGTTCGCGCATTGCGGCAATCGCTATCTCGTCGAATCCTACCAGCTCGTCTCCGGGCGCGTCGCCGCGCTCCGCACCAACCTGACCTCGCCGATCGACGTGCGCACCCGCACATCCTTCGACGAGCATCGCAGGCTGCTCGATTTGTTCGGCCGCGGCGAGTTTGCCGATTTCGAAAGACTGATGACCACGCACATCACCAATTCAGGCGTGGTCTATGCCAAAGCCTTGAAGGTGGAGGCGCCGAAGGTGGATTGA
- a CDS encoding methyltransferase, with product MTTDPREKLLDLVQSHRVTAVIYVAARLGLAELLRDGPRTVDELASRTRADRDALARLLVALSTVGICSRVGEGRYLLTELGAGLDGTAGRSFKNWVIFEGSMLTRRWDGLLDLIMSGKTASQLQDVDDNFDLMARSPEHVRIFNEAMTDLTRLVTHDLLQAYDLGTISHLMDVGGGSGELMGAVARAYSTIRGTVFDLPRCADAANQRFGHLGISDRVDFVAGDFFHAVPAVADAIILKSIIHDWDDERSRIILGNCRKALPQKGRLLLVERAMPELPGTDDAGRSCAMSDLNMLRGPGGRERTEREYDRLLTESGFRPIAVLRAGRFNLTESRLC from the coding sequence ATGACCACCGATCCCCGCGAAAAGTTGTTGGATCTTGTTCAGTCGCACCGCGTGACGGCAGTGATCTATGTCGCTGCCCGGCTGGGGCTCGCCGAGTTGCTGCGCGACGGACCGCGAACGGTCGACGAACTTGCGAGCCGAACCCGCGCGGATCGGGACGCACTTGCCCGCTTGCTCGTCGCTCTCTCGACCGTCGGCATCTGCTCTCGCGTCGGTGAAGGCCGCTACTTGCTAACCGAACTGGGGGCCGGACTCGACGGTACTGCGGGACGATCATTCAAGAACTGGGTCATTTTTGAAGGCTCCATGCTGACCAGGAGGTGGGATGGCCTTCTGGATCTGATCATGTCGGGCAAGACGGCTTCCCAACTTCAGGACGTCGACGACAATTTCGACCTGATGGCGCGCTCGCCAGAGCATGTGCGGATATTCAATGAAGCCATGACAGACCTGACACGGCTGGTCACGCACGATTTACTGCAGGCCTACGACCTTGGCACGATCTCCCATTTGATGGATGTCGGAGGCGGCTCCGGGGAACTCATGGGCGCGGTGGCGAGGGCATATTCAACCATCAGAGGAACGGTTTTCGATCTGCCGAGGTGCGCCGACGCCGCCAACCAGCGCTTCGGGCACCTCGGAATCTCCGACCGCGTCGATTTTGTTGCAGGCGATTTCTTTCATGCGGTGCCCGCAGTGGCCGATGCGATCATCTTGAAAAGCATTATTCACGACTGGGATGATGAGCGCAGCCGGATCATTCTGGGAAACTGCCGCAAAGCGCTTCCCCAGAAAGGCAGACTGCTATTAGTCGAACGTGCGATGCCGGAATTGCCCGGTACCGATGACGCGGGCAGGTCGTGCGCGATGAGCGATCTAAACATGCTGCGCGGTCCAGGTGGACGGGAACGGACCGAAAGGGAATATGACCGGCTCCTGACCGAGAGTGGCTTCCGTCCCATCGCGGTTCTGCGCGCCGGCCGCTTTAATCTGACCGAGTCGCGGCTGTGCTGA
- a CDS encoding Bug family tripartite tricarboxylate transporter substrate binding protein produces the protein MQLYSRRAILAGFSAMALPLPVVAADQPLKIVFPFAPGGSGDSIARLFAEQLHTRLGKVAIVENLAGAGGRIGAQAVKNAAPGEEAVLFASASQFTLQPHLFRSLGYDAERDFVPLSQVMTVDLALAVSGKLPIHSVHELIDWMKANPEQAVYGSPGAGTAPHFICGEFGRITGLNLRHTPYRGTPAALPDVLAGRVPMYMAFLSELLEQHGGGGIRIIATAAAARSSFLPQTATLKESGIDIDAAGWFAFYAPAHSSRQFVERLGKEIIAIGSDPEIRAKIHAMGCEPTGTTSDELKNIQRAEFERWGPIVKASGFPIEG, from the coding sequence ATGCAGCTTTACTCGCGTCGCGCCATACTGGCCGGGTTTTCGGCGATGGCTCTTCCGCTACCCGTTGTTGCTGCCGACCAGCCGCTGAAGATCGTGTTTCCATTCGCGCCTGGTGGGTCGGGAGATTCGATCGCCCGGCTGTTTGCCGAGCAGCTTCATACCAGGCTCGGCAAGGTGGCGATTGTGGAGAACCTTGCTGGCGCTGGCGGGCGCATCGGCGCACAGGCGGTCAAGAATGCCGCACCGGGAGAGGAGGCAGTGCTGTTTGCTTCCGCTTCGCAATTCACACTTCAGCCGCATCTGTTCAGGAGCCTGGGATATGATGCGGAGCGCGACTTTGTGCCACTTTCGCAGGTGATGACGGTCGATCTGGCTCTGGCGGTCAGCGGGAAGCTGCCCATCCATTCGGTGCACGAACTCATTGATTGGATGAAGGCCAATCCCGAACAGGCCGTGTACGGCTCGCCGGGAGCAGGTACAGCACCTCATTTCATCTGCGGCGAGTTTGGCCGGATCACAGGCCTAAACCTGCGCCACACGCCCTATAGGGGTACGCCTGCTGCGCTCCCGGATGTGCTGGCCGGCCGGGTCCCGATGTATATGGCGTTTCTTTCCGAACTCCTGGAGCAACATGGGGGCGGTGGCATACGCATCATCGCCACCGCAGCGGCTGCGCGATCTTCCTTCCTGCCCCAGACCGCAACTCTGAAGGAGAGCGGGATCGATATCGACGCGGCCGGTTGGTTCGCATTCTATGCGCCTGCCCATTCCTCGCGTCAGTTCGTTGAGCGCCTGGGAAAGGAGATCATTGCAATCGGGAGCGATCCCGAAATACGCGCAAAGATTCATGCCATGGGGTGCGAACCGACAGGAACGACATCGGACGAACTTAAAAATATTCAGCGCGCCGAGTTCGAACGCTGGGGACCGATCGTCAAGGCGTCAGGATTCCCGATCGAAGGCTAG
- a CDS encoding LysR family transcriptional regulator produces the protein MQWDDRIGRRLRLKDLHTLQTVAEVGSMAKASRRLGLSQPAISKAITDMEHAVGAALLDRTSRGVELTDCGRLLVARARVVFDEIKLGVTDIVQRSDPAQGLVAIGTTEPVTAIVTEIIGHLVRRYPGIRYHITIGDRDALEHALRQRMLDLAITRWAPLPVADDLSAEVLFRSSLAVMAERRHPLLRSRKKLKLAELMQEQWTLSPPDSFLGRTGVELFRRHNLPLPPTTVTTISIYMRLNLLASSRFITLLPMQILRMRSSSAWLRALNVDLGDTSAPIASITLKGRRAGGAVKLFQEASREVCKALVGVS, from the coding sequence ATGCAGTGGGACGACCGCATCGGCCGACGCCTACGTCTCAAGGATCTGCATACGCTGCAGACCGTCGCAGAGGTCGGCAGCATGGCCAAGGCGTCTCGCCGTCTCGGGTTGTCGCAGCCGGCGATCTCCAAAGCCATCACCGATATGGAGCATGCCGTCGGAGCTGCGCTGCTGGATCGCACTTCGCGCGGAGTTGAACTGACTGATTGCGGTCGCCTTCTTGTCGCTCGCGCGCGCGTCGTTTTCGACGAAATAAAGCTAGGTGTTACCGACATTGTGCAAAGGTCAGATCCGGCGCAAGGGCTCGTTGCGATCGGCACAACCGAGCCGGTCACCGCCATCGTTACAGAAATCATCGGACATCTCGTCCGCAGATATCCAGGCATCAGGTATCATATCACGATAGGTGATCGGGATGCGCTGGAGCATGCTCTGCGGCAGCGAATGCTTGATCTGGCCATAACGCGCTGGGCGCCGTTGCCGGTCGCCGATGATTTGTCCGCGGAGGTGCTGTTTAGATCCTCCCTTGCGGTGATGGCGGAGCGACGGCATCCGCTCCTGCGATCGAGAAAGAAGTTGAAGCTCGCAGAACTTATGCAAGAGCAATGGACGCTCTCGCCGCCCGATTCTTTTTTGGGGCGTACCGGCGTCGAGCTATTTCGGCGACATAACCTGCCGCTTCCGCCAACGACCGTCACCACGATTTCAATCTACATGCGGTTGAATCTGTTGGCGAGCAGCCGGTTTATAACCCTATTGCCGATGCAGATACTCAGAATGCGATCGAGTAGCGCATGGCTGCGCGCGCTGAACGTCGATCTTGGCGATACTTCCGCCCCGATAGCCTCAATCACCTTGAAGGGACGACGGGCCGGAGGTGCCGTCAAATTATTCCAAGAGGCCAGCCGGGAGGTCTGCAAGGCGCTGGTTGGAGTGAGTTGA
- a CDS encoding Rrf2 family transcriptional regulator: MKRDSRLSGVLHVLLHMAQRPGPFTSETLAKAMETNPVVIRRIMAGLRDLDYVRSEKGHGGGWTLACDLSKVTLRDIYAALGSPPLLAMGNRTEAPGCLVERAVNAALDQAFHDAEALLLSRLGKVTLAMLGDDLRKRLGTRKTGDIVAHHV, encoded by the coding sequence ATGAAACGAGACAGCCGACTGTCTGGCGTGCTCCACGTCCTGCTGCACATGGCGCAGCGGCCGGGCCCCTTTACGTCCGAGACCCTGGCGAAGGCCATGGAGACGAACCCCGTGGTGATCCGGCGCATCATGGCGGGCTTGCGGGATCTCGATTACGTCCGCTCCGAGAAGGGGCACGGCGGCGGCTGGACGCTGGCCTGCGATCTCTCGAAGGTGACGCTGCGCGACATTTACGCCGCGTTGGGCAGTCCACCGCTACTGGCCATGGGCAACCGGACGGAGGCGCCGGGCTGTCTGGTTGAGCGGGCCGTCAACGCCGCGCTTGATCAGGCCTTTCACGACGCAGAGGCGCTGCTGCTGTCGCGCCTCGGTAAGGTCACGCTGGCGATGCTGGGCGACGATCTGCGCAAGCGCCTCGGGACCCGAAAGACCGGCGACATTGTCGCGCATCACGTGTGA
- a CDS encoding class I SAM-dependent methyltransferase, producing the protein MTSIHNAFSDPQAVASYTDGPPRFVPGYSAMLAMAAIVLAERVPENARVLVLGAGGGLELKAFAHAHAGWSFDGVDPSAAMLSLARQTLGSLAARARLHQGYIDDAPEGPFDGATCLLTLHFVDVEERRRIASEVRRRLKPRAPFVVAHLSAPDGEQERPLWLSRYSAFLAASGVEPDKAAAARDAVTKHLEILAPAQDEAILREAGFSDPTLFYTGLAFRGWVAYA; encoded by the coding sequence ATGACCAGCATTCACAACGCGTTCTCCGATCCGCAAGCGGTGGCGAGCTACACAGATGGGCCGCCCCGCTTCGTTCCCGGCTATAGCGCCATGCTGGCCATGGCTGCGATTGTTCTCGCCGAACGCGTTCCCGAGAATGCGCGGGTGCTCGTGCTCGGTGCAGGCGGCGGCCTGGAGTTGAAGGCGTTTGCGCATGCGCATGCAGGATGGAGCTTCGATGGCGTGGATCCTTCGGCGGCAATGCTCAGCCTCGCAAGGCAAACGCTGGGATCGCTCGCGGCCCGAGCGCGTCTTCATCAAGGCTATATCGACGATGCCCCGGAGGGGCCATTCGATGGCGCCACTTGCCTGTTGACGCTGCACTTCGTTGACGTCGAGGAGCGGCGCCGCATCGCGTCGGAAGTCCGCCGCCGCCTCAAGCCGCGCGCGCCGTTCGTGGTGGCCCATTTGAGCGCTCCCGACGGCGAACAGGAACGCCCGCTGTGGCTATCGCGGTACTCCGCGTTCCTGGCGGCATCGGGTGTCGAGCCCGACAAGGCGGCGGCCGCGCGGGACGCCGTCACCAAACATCTGGAAATTCTCGCGCCCGCCCAGGATGAAGCGATTTTGCGCGAGGCAGGCTTCTCCGACCCAACCCTGTTCTACACCGGGCTCGCCTTCCGCGGCTGGGTGGCCTACGCCTGA
- the styB gene encoding styrene monooxygenase NADH-dependent flavin reductase subunit StyB — MQRASPASFREAASRFATGVTVLTALDEHGRVCGMTANSFVTVSLSPPTVLVSVKPGRVHRAISATGRYCVNVLPDHGRELSRHFASQPNTGATPDCEIVDGLPRLQGCLAYFACEVIQYVDVSDHTLIIAEVSTCDHRDTTPLVFFSSRYHRGAGVPVER; from the coding sequence ATGCAGCGCGCCAGTCCGGCGTCGTTTCGCGAAGCTGCGTCGCGGTTTGCGACCGGGGTCACGGTGCTGACCGCGCTGGACGAGCACGGCCGCGTCTGCGGCATGACTGCAAACAGCTTTGTCACCGTCAGCCTGTCGCCGCCGACCGTGCTGGTCTCGGTGAAGCCGGGACGGGTGCACCGCGCGATCTCGGCGACAGGACGCTATTGCGTCAACGTCCTGCCGGACCATGGCCGGGAGCTGTCGCGGCATTTCGCAAGCCAGCCGAACACCGGCGCCACTCCGGATTGCGAAATCGTCGACGGCCTGCCGCGCCTTCAGGGATGCCTCGCCTATTTCGCCTGCGAGGTCATCCAGTACGTCGATGTCAGCGACCACACGCTGATCATCGCCGAAGTCTCGACCTGCGACCACCGCGACACCACGCCGCTGGTGTTCTTTTCCAGCCGGTATCATCGCGGGGCGGGGGTGCCGGTGGAAAGGTGA